Proteins from a genomic interval of Methanofollis formosanus:
- a CDS encoding TIGR00266 family protein: MKYEIIGDNLQMVKIALSHGEKINAEAGAMVNMSGNMQMDSHLKGGLFGGIKRMLTSESLFLTEFTPNGSEGFVSFAGNVPGRIFPVDVDGKEFIAQKDAYLCSEEGVTLDVAFTKKLRSGFFGGEGFILQRLHGNGRAFLHCCGDTIEMDLAPGETIRAETGLVVGFDSTVDYSIELAGGVKTVFFGGEGLFLTTLTGPGKVVLQSMDIAKLAGSLIPYLPTQTSGD; encoded by the coding sequence ATGAAGTACGAGATAATCGGAGACAACCTCCAGATGGTCAAAATCGCCCTCTCGCACGGCGAGAAGATCAACGCCGAGGCCGGGGCCATGGTGAACATGAGCGGCAACATGCAGATGGACTCCCACCTGAAGGGCGGTCTCTTCGGCGGGATCAAAAGAATGCTCACCAGCGAGAGCCTCTTCCTGACCGAGTTCACCCCGAACGGCAGTGAAGGCTTCGTCTCGTTTGCCGGGAATGTGCCGGGCCGGATCTTCCCGGTGGACGTGGACGGAAAAGAGTTCATCGCCCAGAAAGACGCCTACCTCTGCTCTGAGGAGGGCGTGACCCTCGACGTCGCCTTCACGAAGAAGCTGCGGTCAGGGTTCTTCGGCGGCGAGGGGTTCATCCTCCAGCGCCTCCACGGGAACGGCAGGGCCTTCCTCCACTGTTGCGGCGACACCATCGAGATGGACCTTGCTCCGGGCGAGACGATCCGGGCCGAGACGGGACTTGTGGTCGGGTTCGACTCGACCGTCGACTACTCCATCGAACTGGCCGGCGGCGTGAAGACGGTCTTCTTCGGCGGCGAAGGACTCTTCCTGACCACCCTCACCGGCCCGGGCAAGGTCGTCCTCCAGTCGATGGACATCGCCAAACTTGCCGGGTCGCTCATCCCCTACCTCCCGACCCAGACCTCGGGGGACTAA